The sequence below is a genomic window from Pseudomonadales bacterium.
ATCTCTATTGCTATCCTAATTATTCAAACAGACCTTTTTCAAAAGAGCTGTTGAAACGATTGATCATGTCATCACGACGCGCCGCTTCTTCACGATTAATGTCATGGTTTACATCAATAATGGTTGGCGTAACAAAAATAACCAATTCTGTTTTTTTCGTTTGAAAAAACTTGGAGCGAAATAGTTTTCCAAGGATTGGCAGATCACCCAGCCACTTCACTTTATCCAAGCTTCTGCTGATTTCTGAATTCGTTAAACCAGAAATAACCAAAGTTTCACCGTCTTTCATGTTGACATCAGTTGTTGTGCCGCGTGTTTTAAATGCTGGATTTCCATCCACTGCATTCGCTGGATCCAACACACTCACTTCCGTAGAAATTTTTGCCGAAATATTGCCGCGCGTATCCGCTTGAGGTGCGACACTCAACTTAATACCAAAGTCTTTGTAATCAACGGATGAGCCGTTGATATTGCTAGTCACGACTGGCACCTGCCCGCCCGCTAAGAACTCCGCTTGCCCGCCGCTGCGCGCACTCAAACGCGGTGAAGCAAGTAGGAACGCATCACCCGTGCTGACCAAATAGCTAATTCGCGAAGTAATTTCTGTCGCTATACCAAAGAAAGCCTGCCCTTCTTCGTTTCTAAACGGCAATGCAGTTAAATCACCTGTAAAATCTTTCGATGGTGCTGGTCTATAAAAAGAATTTGTTTTTACACCCTTATAAAATGCAGCTGTTGGCCCAGCGATATCTGTTTGCCAATTAATCCCCAACTGCTCTAAGTCATTGGTATTGAATTCGGTGATTTGTACATTCATGTAAACCATTTTTTCTGAAAACGCATTAGAAACACGCGTTAAGTTGATGACACTAGGGTACAAAGCAACTACACGCTCAACCAATGTTTTATCACGCTCGTAAATATCGCCTTCAATCACCGGTCTGCCAGAAACAGACTTCACGCTAATGCCTTCAACATTGCGCAGCAGTGCACTAATTTCAGCGACAGCGCGTGTTGTGCTACCAGGCAAAACATAAACAGTCGTGTCGTGTTGCCAACCCGCTTTGCCCCAGAGATGGATATTGGTCATCCCTTCCTCGTCTGCGACGATAACTAATTCACCCGTAGTCAATAAGCGCGTGCTGATTACTGAACCGCTCCCTACAACAACACGCTCTACATCACCCACTTTCATGACATAGGTTTCACCTTTATACAAAGACAGCAAAACTTCTTTGGGTTGAAGCTCTGCCGCTTGCACAGAATGCATCAGCAGAAATGCCATCAATATGGCAAAACATTTCAGCCACTGTTTTTGAAAGTTAAATAACTTATTCATGTTTTTTTTGATATTCATATTAGTCATTCCAAAACTATGCATTACCGCCTCACTTGCCTTGCGGCAATGCCTGTGCATCTTTTGATGCCGATGAAATAGAAGTTTTATCCAGTTTTAGTACGCCGTTTTCTTTGTTACCACCACTCATACTCTCGTAGCTACGACCACTAATACCTCCCTCTGAATCCGCGGAATCAATATTGGGAATGTTGCTATCTACCGCTAATAACGGTGCAGCATCCGGTGTCCCTGCGCGCACAGAGACATCCAATACTCTGCCGTCATTTGCTTTCACAGAACCGTCAGCACTCACCGTGGCGACGACATTGCCTTTATCGTCATATACCTTGTCGCCAATCACTTTGCCGATTACTTTTCCATCACTGCCGACAACTTCGTTGGCAACAATATTTCCTTTTGCGTCAACCAAAGCATCACCTACTGACTGCCCAATCACATTGCCGTTGACATCTGTCACCGTGCCATCTGCGTTTACTGTGCCGACTACATTGCCCATTGCGTCAATGACTTTTCCATCCACGATGCGCCCTAAAGTTTTGCCATCTTTTCCAATCGCAACTTTAGATTGCTGCACACCATCTGACACTTTGCCGACAATTTTTCCATTCAAATCGACCACATTGCCGTTGGCATCAACACGCGCAATCAATTTGCCGTCGGCGTCATACACTTTGTCACCAACTACTTTACCGATAGGTTTTCCTTTGGCATCAACAGCCACCTTACCAACCGGCGCACCAATCACATTGCCTTTATCGTCAACAACTTGTCCTTTGTCATTCACTTTACCGATAACATTGCCGTCTTTATCGTAAACAACGCCGTTGACTACATTGCCAATCACATTGCCTTTGGCATCTACCGCAACAGATTCGCTGACATGCCCCAGCATACGACCATCGTTTGACACCACTTTGCCATCAACAACACGACCAATTTGATTGCCATTTGCGTCGTACACTTTATCGCCAACTACTTGACCAACCGGTCTACCATCAGATCCCAAAGCTATCTGTGCTTTCACTTTTTCACCGATGACTTTGCCTTTGGCATCGACAACCTTGCCATCAGCATTCACTTTTCCAATGACATTACCCTGTGCGTCATACACAACACCGCCAACCACTTTTCCTATTGCATTGCCATTGACATCACGCACTACTTCTGTAGACGCACGCGCTAGTTCTGCATTGCGTGCTTTTCTCATCAGCGACATTAACTGTGATGGGCGCACTGCATCAAAACCACTTGAACCGCCATCGTTGCGATTACGCAGTGCTGCGATAATTCGCCCTGCTTCTTCAGCTACTTTTAACATCGCCACTTGTTCCGGAAACAAATCGACGGTAACGGAGGAATAATCTTTATCCGTCATCACCGCGCCTGATCGCTGTGATTGCATGGATTTTGAATCTTGACTGCCTGTTGCAATCACCACCACATTTTCCAACACAGGAAAAACTACTTCTTCTGCACCGGCATTTTCTAAACCGGGTGTTGGTTCTGCCCCCGCCTGACCTGCTGGCATACCAACAAGAATGTCAATGTGATTACCAGGACGAAGCATGCCGTCCATCGAATTAATACGATCCACTTTAATCGTGATTGCTCTACGACCCGCTGCAATCGAATCCGAAAAATCTCCCATATTGATACCGGATAGAGAATTTAACGGAATGGGTTTTCCGCGTGCGGCAGGGTACTGCAGCCGACGACCTTCAACTTTTTTGTAATATTGCGCAGTAATAACATCGGGGCCCACATACTTTTCGGGTATTTTTCTCGCTGCCACGGTATCCAGCGCAATAATTTCACCCGGCATCAAATCGCGCACCGGCACAACAACGGCCACCTCAACTTCTGGTGGTTTTTGGTATTGCTTTGCCAATGCAGCCTCTCTATTTTTGAGATACAACACCGCAAGCCCAGCTGCGATTAACCCCAAAAATACAGACACGACCAACATAGACAGTGTGCTCTGCTTTTTAAACCCTTCGACCAGTGACATACCTTTCCTCTAGGAGAGACTTACTAAAAATTATTCCAAAACGATTTTGCCGATAACATTACCGCCGCTATCAACAATATCGCCATTGCCCGAAACTTTACCGACTGTGCCGATAACGATTGGCTTATCGTCGGCATCCAAAATCAAATTACCTAACGCATCTACCTTCAATACATTGTCGCCATCTTGTTTACCAACAATATTGCCGTCTTCATCGACAACAAAACCGTCTTTATCCACTTTGCCTAATATTTCTCCGTCTTTATCAACTGCAACGAAATTACTCGTGCCGCCACCTGCCGCAGGATAAGTACCAATTTTGTTACCGTCGCTATCAATGACATTACCGTTGCTGTCTATCGTGCCAATCAAATTGCCTTCATCGTCGTAAACATTGCCTGCCAAAACGGTGCCAATGATTGTTTTGCCATCTAAACCGAGAGCCTCTGTACCGGTTGGCGGTGTGTAGGTTGTACTGCCGTCATCCGAGCCTGAGCCTGAGCCTGAGCCTGAGCCAGAACCGCCACCGCCACTACCACCGGTGCCGCTACCAGAACCAGAACCACCATTGCCACCGTTATTAAAATTCACCAAAAAATTAGGGTATTCAGACGCGGAAATTGCAAAGGAATAACCTTCATAGCGATTGCGCAACACCTGCCCTAACATTTCCATCACGCTGCATTTGTTTTCATGGTTTGACCAATCTGTGCGTATGGATGATGCGGGGCATTGCAACGATCCTGGTGGAGAAATCGGCTGCATCAATGCAAAAACAATGGCAGATGTCACCACGATATATTCCATACTGGATTGACCCAGTTGCTGTTTTCTCCTCGTTGTTTTTGCAGTGACAACATTCATAAATCGCACTCAAAATGCCGATTTCACTTCATTGAACAGGACGACAGAAGCACCCGCCTGCTCATGAATAGCGATATTGATATCGACACCATCTTTTCTATAAGACAGCGCTTGCGAACCTACCGATGGATTCACCGGTGTTAAAAAAGAACTCCAACCTGCGTTTTCATAATGCATACGATAGAAATCCATGTTATCGACAATGCTTTTTTCATTGAGTAACACCACCGTACGAGCGCGTTTTCCCGGCATGGAATCGCTAATATCCGATACCACTTCCGAGTTACCCACCATTGGAATACCTCCACCGAGCTCTACTTTTGTCGCACGATTTCCTGGCAACTCAGTAATGACTAAGCGCCCAACGGACTTTTCTGCATCCAGAGGATCCGCTTTAACTTGCACAGAAAAGAAATATTTTTCATCACCGCGACTGATTTGTTTTAGCTCACCCAAGTCATTTTCGACAAAACCTTTTTCATCAATTTCACCTTCTGCCCAATGCTTGCGGTAGTAATTGAGAATTTTTTCGTACTGACAATCACAGTGAATATTTTCGATATACATACGCACACCGTTGTACACCATGTCATCAGCTGTCCACTCTGTTTCAATAAAATCAGGACGATCAAACGATGGCCATGCCTGCGCCCATGTTGGCAAGAGCAAGAAAAAGTAAAAAGCCAGCCAGCGCCTATTCATTGAACGAACACACGCCATTTTTATCGCAAATATCGGCTTCATCTACACCGATATTGAATGGGTCTGTGTTGTAGCCACCCATATCCCAGCCGTCTGAGCTACCTGGAGCGGGCTGCTTTAACTTTGGCTCAGACAGTGCTCCGGCTAATACACGACGCATAGTGTTAAGCACATCGTTATTGAGAAATGAACTCGGCACCAAACCGCCCGTTTGTGTTTTGAACATCGCAGGGCCTTGCGCGCTCCATGAATCCACTAACAAAGCGGAATCGGCATACATGGCAAGATGTACTGTTTCAATCGTCTCTAAATCTGATTTTTTTTGGTTGTCAGGCACAACATAAGAAACATTATTCAATGGAATAGCGACAATATGATTATCACTTTCAAAGTAGCCGTCTAAATTCGGTGAAAAATTACTACGCTTACTTCCAAGCCAACTAAACAGTTTATAAACAGGCTGCAAGGTTTTAGTAAAGAAACGCAACACTTCATAACCAATTCCTGGCGTTTCTTTTAATTTATCCACATTGACTTGCACACCGCTAACATCCACCAATGGCTTGCCTTGATAATCGAACAAAAAAGGATTTAACGAGGAATCATTCAACACCGCGCCTGATTGCGAAAGAATGGGCGCATTCGGCGCTTCCAACATACGCAATTTCGCTTCGTTGGCAATGACGCTGGATGTTTTTGCAGGGAATGTACTGCCACCGATAATCTCTACGCCGGCGGGAATTTTATTGGGCTCATGCCAAACGCTGCGCTCCCATGCCACATAACGCGCCATTTCTACTGAGGTTTGGCTCAACTCACCGTACTTGGTGATCACAGGCAAAATTAAAAATAGCGGCACTAAAACAGCCGCCGCAACGATAGCGAACTCCGTCATCGCTTGGCCGCGTTGCCATTGGCGGCTCGCGCGGCTCATAAACCAAAAATTCCTTTGATGGCATTTTCGATCATGTCTTTGGCGTAACCATCCATGTCCGTCATTTCGTCTATGACTGTTTTCTTGATATTTTCAACTTGCCCCGGCAAATCATTTGCACCTTGTTGTATGCCGGTAAAAGCCCATGCCAACTTAGGCTCTTGCACAAACATGGCAGAGATCAACACCATGTTATCCACTTGCGCTAAACGCGCGCCCCAATACGGGCTAAATGCATTGGGCTCTTCATCTAAACCGTCTGTGCGTTTGTAATAAATTTCGCCGCTGGAAATCGCTTGCAAGCCTGGCTTTTGCCCAAAAGGTCCTAAAGAAACAGCATCATCTGAGGATTGCCCCGCTGCCATATTTTCAAGCTGTAAATTACCTGTTGGGCTAGCCGTTCCCATGTTGTCTGAAGTGCGCGTATTTTTTTCTGGCATATAAACCCACACCACATACGGCGGAGGAATGGTGCCAGGCCAATCAAATTGCCAACTCTGCCCTGAAGCATTGAGGTAATCAGGATCAATCGTATGAAACGGCGCTAAATCACCATAGCTTTGCACTTGCGCGGTATTGCTGGGACCCCACGGATAAAACGCTTTTCCAGGCGAAGCCAAAATACTGCTCAATAAATTATTGCTCCAAGTGTCGCCGTAGGCTGCTTGCCACCCTGCAATACCTAACTTAGTGCCGCCAGTAGGAAGGGGGGCAACTTTGTATTGTTTTTTATCTTTTTTATCCGTATGCGCTAATTGCATTGAGCCCCAACCCAATGGCATCGGTAATTCAATACCCATATGCGCACCAAACAACCAAACACCAATCCCCAACTTAAATTCGTTAGTATCCATTGATGACCAGTTGAAATGCTCACGATTAGCCGTGGGACCAGAACCCGCGATATAACGCAAAGTGGAGCCACCTTCTTGGAACATGCCAATTTTGAAGTGGAATCCAAATTTCCCTAACAATGGGATTTTCCAACTGACTTCTTCTTGTGCTCCTAATTCATAGTTGGAACGATTTTTACTCCACAAATCGCGTGAATCATTCACGGCTGCTGCCATTTGTCGCATACAAGCGCGATTGAGATCGCGGTCTTCTGCCGTAGCTGATTTGCGCATGGCATCAGCCGGTTTGCAGCTTTTGTTGTACTGCTCAAACAAAAACATATTGAGGTATTGCACAAACTCAGACACCGTTCCCATCTTGGCACCCGGTGCATTTTTTTGTACCAAGCTGTCGCCAATGCTTAACATTGTTTCGTAAGTACCGAAACGAAATGCTAATTGTGAATAACCATAAAAAGTATTTAATCCAGCCACCAACTTAGAAAAAATACCTGCAAACTGCCCCACAATATTAGAAAAGTTAGCAACTGCATTACCAAACGCAACAAATACCGCCTTTACAGCAGCGGCCAATATTGGGCCGACAATGGGTATAGGTGCCAAAACTTGATTCAAAATATTACCGAGGCTAATAAAAGTACCGCCCCATTTCATTAACCATGTGGCAAGGCCAATGGTTTGTGCCAACGCCACTTCATTGGCGATCATGGCGCGGTTGGTGTAGGCGGTGAAATTGAGATGGCGCGCTTCTAATAAAGCTGCGCTATACGCAACAGAATCAGCGGCATTTTGTACTTCCATTTTGTCGCGCGTTAATTGGGATGTATTGAACAACACCAGTAACGACAACATTAAAACTGTGAGAAACAATAAAACCAGTAGCATGGCCTGACCGCGCTGTTGCAACGCAACAGCGGGCCACGATTGCCATAACCAGCGCGGCTTCATCCCTGATAATCGCAAGACAAATGAATCAATTACTTCTGGCCTGAAGTTTCTTGGTTCTCATCAAAAGTACCCATGCCTTCAGCAGTACTCGCTTCGGCTTGTGCCTTTGCAGCACCTGCTTTAGCAGTGTCTTTTGATTGTTGGCCTGACAGCTCAGTGGAAACATCAGCCACTGCACCTTGCATGGTTTGACCGAAATAGCTGTATGCAGCAATACCAGCAATCGCAATCAAGGCAACGATGATGATGTATTCCGTCATACCTTGACCCAGTTGTTTTAATTTACCTTTTACTGAAATGTTTTTCATAACGCACTCCACGCTGTTACGGCTTGGAAAGGAATCAAACAGAATAAGCCGCCAACTCTGCTGATAAAAAATTAAATATTGCAGTCGGTGTCATATTTCCAATC
It includes:
- a CDS encoding pilus assembly protein TadG-related protein, whose translation is MKPRWLWQSWPAVALQQRGQAMLLVLLFLTVLMLSLLVLFNTSQLTRDKMEVQNAADSVAYSAALLEARHLNFTAYTNRAMIANEVALAQTIGLATWLMKWGGTFISLGNILNQVLAPIPIVGPILAAAVKAVFVAFGNAVANFSNIVGQFAGIFSKLVAGLNTFYGYSQLAFRFGTYETMLSIGDSLVQKNAPGAKMGTVSEFVQYLNMFLFEQYNKSCKPADAMRKSATAEDRDLNRACMRQMAAAVNDSRDLWSKNRSNYELGAQEEVSWKIPLLGKFGFHFKIGMFQEGGSTLRYIAGSGPTANREHFNWSSMDTNEFKLGIGVWLFGAHMGIELPMPLGWGSMQLAHTDKKDKKQYKVAPLPTGGTKLGIAGWQAAYGDTWSNNLLSSILASPGKAFYPWGPSNTAQVQSYGDLAPFHTIDPDYLNASGQSWQFDWPGTIPPPYVVWVYMPEKNTRTSDNMGTASPTGNLQLENMAAGQSSDDAVSLGPFGQKPGLQAISSGEIYYKRTDGLDEEPNAFSPYWGARLAQVDNMVLISAMFVQEPKLAWAFTGIQQGANDLPGQVENIKKTVIDEMTDMDGYAKDMIENAIKGIFGL
- the cpaB gene encoding Flp pilus assembly protein CpaB, which encodes MSLVEGFKKQSTLSMLVVSVFLGLIAAGLAVLYLKNREAALAKQYQKPPEVEVAVVVPVRDLMPGEIIALDTVAARKIPEKYVGPDVITAQYYKKVEGRRLQYPAARGKPIPLNSLSGINMGDFSDSIAAGRRAITIKVDRINSMDGMLRPGNHIDILVGMPAGQAGAEPTPGLENAGAEEVVFPVLENVVVIATGSQDSKSMQSQRSGAVMTDKDYSSVTVDLFPEQVAMLKVAEEAGRIIAALRNRNDGGSSGFDAVRPSQLMSLMRKARNAELARASTEVVRDVNGNAIGKVVGGVVYDAQGNVIGKVNADGKVVDAKGKVIGEKVKAQIALGSDGRPVGQVVGDKVYDANGNQIGRVVDGKVVSNDGRMLGHVSESVAVDAKGNVIGNVVNGVVYDKDGNVIGKVNDKGQVVDDKGNVIGAPVGKVAVDAKGKPIGKVVGDKVYDADGKLIARVDANGNVVDLNGKIVGKVSDGVQQSKVAIGKDGKTLGRIVDGKVIDAMGNVVGTVNADGTVTDVNGNVIGQSVGDALVDAKGNIVANEVVGSDGKVIGKVIGDKVYDDKGNVVATVSADGSVKANDGRVLDVSVRAGTPDAAPLLAVDSNIPNIDSADSEGGISGRSYESMSGGNKENGVLKLDKTSISSASKDAQALPQGK
- a CDS encoding pilus assembly protein N-terminal domain-containing protein, producing the protein MNIKKNMNKLFNFQKQWLKCFAILMAFLLMHSVQAAELQPKEVLLSLYKGETYVMKVGDVERVVVGSGSVISTRLLTTGELVIVADEEGMTNIHLWGKAGWQHDTTVYVLPGSTTRAVAEISALLRNVEGISVKSVSGRPVIEGDIYERDKTLVERVVALYPSVINLTRVSNAFSEKMVYMNVQITEFNTNDLEQLGINWQTDIAGPTAAFYKGVKTNSFYRPAPSKDFTGDLTALPFRNEEGQAFFGIATEITSRISYLVSTGDAFLLASPRLSARSGGQAEFLAGGQVPVVTSNINGSSVDYKDFGIKLSVAPQADTRGNISAKISTEVSVLDPANAVDGNPAFKTRGTTTDVNMKDGETLVISGLTNSEISRSLDKVKWLGDLPILGKLFRSKFFQTKKTELVIFVTPTIIDVNHDINREEAARRDDMINRFNSSFEKGLFE